One part of the Thermodesulfovibrio sp. 3462-1 genome encodes these proteins:
- a CDS encoding ferredoxin, with the protein MPTPVVDYDLCVGCGSCVEICPEVFELRDDKAWVIGPDKCNTCDCQQAADLCPAQAIKLE; encoded by the coding sequence ATGCCAACACCAGTAGTTGATTACGATCTTTGTGTAGGATGCGGCTCCTGTGTGGAGATATGTCCAGAAGTTTTTGAATTGAGAGATGACAAAGCCTGGGTTATTGGTCCTGACAAATGTAACACCTGTGACTGTCAGCAAGCAGCTGATCTCTGTCCTGCTCAGGCAATCAAATTGGAGTAG
- a CDS encoding NUDIX hydrolase: MKIVKKEIAWQGKYLRVVLLSYEDNHGRIRKWEAVERVNCKGIVVVIPVTENNEIIFIRQFRPVLGGFVVEFPAGLNDRKESLIEVAKRELIEETGLFSDEIVFLAEGPVSSGLSTEILTVFIAKNVKEAPEKLKKSYPPDESENIEVLKIPLDEALEKLKELREQGNYLDLKIFGFLELAKKFIN, translated from the coding sequence ATGAAAATTGTTAAAAAAGAAATAGCATGGCAGGGAAAATATCTCAGAGTTGTTTTGCTTTCCTATGAGGACAATCATGGAAGAATAAGAAAGTGGGAAGCTGTTGAAAGAGTAAACTGCAAAGGAATTGTTGTTGTTATACCAGTAACAGAAAACAATGAAATTATCTTTATCAGGCAGTTCAGACCTGTGCTTGGTGGCTTTGTTGTGGAGTTTCCAGCAGGATTAAATGATAGAAAAGAGTCACTGATAGAAGTGGCAAAGAGAGAATTGATTGAGGAGACAGGTCTGTTTTCAGATGAAATTGTCTTTCTTGCAGAAGGACCTGTTTCTTCAGGACTTTCTACAGAGATTCTAACAGTGTTTATTGCAAAAAATGTAAAAGAAGCTCCTGAAAAACTTAAAAAAAGTTATCCTCCTGATGAAAGTGAAAATATTGAAGTCTTAAAAATTCCCCTTGATGAAGCATTAGAAAAACTCAAAGAATTAAGAGAGCAGGGAAACTATTTAGATTTAAAAATTTTTGGTTTTTTAGAGCTTGCAAAAAAATTTATAAATTAA
- a CDS encoding histidine triad nucleotide-binding protein, which yields MNCIFCRIIKKEIPSKIVYEDELVLAFEDIAPQAPVHILVIPKKHYSTLLEIEDKELIGHIFMVIKKIAKEKGIDERGFRVVMNCNHEAGQTVYHVHFHLLAGRQMHWPPG from the coding sequence ATGAATTGTATATTTTGCAGAATTATAAAAAAGGAGATTCCATCAAAGATTGTTTATGAGGATGAATTAGTTTTAGCCTTTGAAGATATTGCTCCACAGGCACCAGTTCACATTCTTGTAATTCCGAAAAAGCACTACTCTACCCTGCTTGAAATTGAGGATAAAGAACTTATCGGACATATTTTTATGGTTATAAAAAAAATAGCTAAAGAAAAAGGCATTGATGAAAGAGGCTTTAGAGTGGTTATGAACTGCAATCATGAGGCAGGTCAGACAGTTTACCATGTTCACTTTCATCTTTTAGCTGGAAGGCAGATGCATTGGCCTCCCGGATAA
- the hisI gene encoding phosphoribosyl-AMP cyclohydrolase, with protein MNLPELKFDENGLIPAVIQEIDTKEVLMVAYMDKEALRRTIETGFTHFWSRSRQTYWKKGETSGCVQEVKEIYYDCDADTLLVMVKQHGKGACHTGNRTCFYRKIDFQSVK; from the coding sequence ATGAATCTGCCAGAACTGAAATTTGACGAAAATGGTCTCATTCCAGCAGTAATTCAGGAGATAGATACAAAGGAAGTTTTAATGGTTGCTTACATGGATAAAGAAGCATTAAGGAGAACCATTGAAACAGGGTTTACCCATTTCTGGTCTCGTTCAAGACAGACTTACTGGAAAAAGGGTGAAACCTCTGGCTGTGTTCAGGAAGTAAAGGAGATTTACTACGATTGTGATGCTGATACCCTTCTTGTCATGGTTAAACAACATGGTAAAGGAGCATGCCATACTGGAAACAGAACCTGTTTTTATAGAAAAATTGATTTCCAGAGTGTAAAATGA
- the cimA gene encoding citramalate synthase has protein sequence MQTVEIYDTTLRDGSQAEDISFSVDDKLRITEKLDELGIHYIEGGWPGSNPKDAEYFKKVKKLNLKNATVVAFGSTHRPKIKVESDSNVKSLIASEARILTIFGKTWDFHVTEALKISLEENLELIFNTVSYLKKYAEKVFFDAEHFFDGYKDNPEYSIKCLKTAQEAKADCIILCDTNGGSLPADVEKIVKEVKKSINTPLGIHAHNDSDCAVANSITAVLNGVTQVQGTMNGFGERCGNANLCSVIPNLQLKLGFKCLDEDRLKKLTEISRFIYEIANLIPFKRQPFVGESAFAHKGGVHVSAVRKRPETYEHIRPELVGNRQRILVSDLAGKSNILKKAEEFGINLDPNSPEVQAIVDAVKTLENEGFQFEGAEASLELLFRKTLGLKRKFFDLIGFRVIDEKRKGDEPTLSEATIMVKVGKSIEHTAATGNGPVNALDNALRKALERFYPELKKVKLKDYKVRVVNSGRGTASKVRVLVESGDEESVWSTVGVSENIIEASWQAIVDSIEYKLCREKIKKEKNESARTEI, from the coding sequence ATGCAAACTGTAGAAATTTACGATACAACTCTAAGAGATGGTTCACAGGCAGAGGATATCTCTTTTTCAGTTGATGATAAATTAAGAATCACTGAAAAACTTGATGAACTTGGAATTCATTACATAGAAGGTGGATGGCCTGGCTCAAATCCAAAGGATGCTGAATACTTTAAAAAAGTAAAGAAACTTAATCTCAAAAACGCCACTGTAGTTGCCTTTGGAAGCACCCACAGACCAAAAATAAAAGTAGAAAGTGATTCAAATGTGAAATCCCTTATTGCCTCAGAAGCCAGAATATTAACAATTTTTGGCAAAACCTGGGATTTTCATGTAACAGAAGCTCTTAAAATATCTCTTGAAGAAAACCTTGAGCTTATTTTTAATACAGTCAGTTATTTAAAAAAGTACGCTGAAAAAGTCTTTTTTGATGCTGAACACTTTTTTGATGGATATAAAGACAATCCCGAGTATTCCATTAAATGTTTAAAAACTGCTCAGGAGGCTAAGGCAGACTGTATTATACTCTGCGACACAAACGGTGGAAGCCTTCCAGCTGATGTAGAAAAAATTGTAAAAGAGGTTAAAAAATCAATAAATACTCCTTTAGGAATTCATGCTCATAATGATTCTGACTGCGCTGTTGCTAACAGTATTACAGCAGTTTTAAATGGAGTTACTCAGGTTCAAGGAACTATGAACGGATTTGGTGAAAGATGTGGAAACGCCAACCTTTGCTCTGTTATTCCAAATCTGCAGTTGAAACTTGGATTTAAATGCCTTGATGAAGACAGATTAAAAAAACTCACTGAAATTTCAAGATTTATTTATGAAATAGCCAATCTCATTCCTTTTAAAAGACAGCCATTTGTAGGAGAAAGTGCCTTTGCTCATAAAGGAGGAGTTCATGTCAGTGCAGTTAGAAAGCGTCCAGAAACCTATGAACATATAAGACCTGAGCTTGTTGGAAATCGTCAAAGAATACTTGTTTCTGACCTTGCAGGGAAAAGCAATATCCTTAAAAAGGCAGAAGAATTTGGTATTAATCTTGATCCCAATTCTCCTGAGGTCCAAGCAATAGTTGATGCTGTGAAAACTTTAGAGAATGAAGGATTTCAATTTGAAGGAGCTGAAGCATCGCTTGAACTTTTATTCAGAAAGACGCTGGGATTAAAGAGGAAATTTTTTGATTTAATTGGATTTAGAGTTATAGATGAAAAAAGAAAAGGAGATGAACCAACATTGAGTGAGGCAACAATAATGGTAAAAGTTGGTAAAAGCATTGAGCATACTGCTGCCACAGGGAATGGACCAGTAAATGCTCTTGATAATGCCTTAAGAAAAGCTCTTGAAAGATTTTATCCTGAACTAAAAAAAGTAAAACTTAAAGATTACAAAGTCAGGGTGGTTAATTCAGGCAGAGGCACTGCTTCAAAAGTTAGAGTTTTAGTAGAATCAGGAGATGAAGAAAGCGTGTGGAGTACTGTTGGAGTATCTGAAAATATAATTGAAGCTTCATGGCAAGCAATAGTTGACAGTATTGAGTATAAACTTTGCAGAGAAAAAATAAAAAAGGAGAAAAATGAATCTGCCAGAACTGAAATTTGA
- a CDS encoding thiamine pyrophosphate-dependent enzyme: MAKILMLGCDAIAQGAIEAGISYASSYPGTPATQILEYIAKNSNVAAEWSVNEKVAYEVAYGVSLTGRRALCSMKHVGLNVASDPFMTSAYLGVRGGLVLAVGDDPGAYSSQNEQDSRFYASFAKIPCFEPSDAQEAKDMTYLAFDISEELALPVMVRSITRLLHCYAPVSLGNINPEKEIKLEKNPDYLIAVPKNVIRLHRELNKKQEKIKQFIEKYEFNKIFPGKEKRGIIACGITYLYARELEESLPILKISAYPVDENLIKDFVTALDEVIVLEEGYPFIENIARKYSSNIRGKLSGDLPLEGELGPEPLFRIFGRIKSSDSENGVIPRPPMLCPGCPHREFYKALNEAKPIFVTGDIGCYTLGANPPLRAIDTCLCMGASISKAAGIASQGIKGVVAVIGDSTFIHSGIPALINAVYNKLNILVCILDNSAVAMTGHQPTPIIGITAKGEETKKLDLAELCKACGADSVEVVDPYDKKTTYEAIKRGLDNPGVNVIIARRACVLLAKKLKS, from the coding sequence ATGGCAAAGATTTTAATGTTAGGATGTGATGCAATTGCTCAAGGGGCTATTGAAGCAGGAATCTCTTATGCTTCTTCCTATCCAGGAACTCCTGCAACACAAATCCTTGAATACATTGCTAAAAATTCTAATGTTGCTGCTGAGTGGTCTGTTAATGAAAAAGTAGCCTATGAAGTTGCATATGGTGTGTCTTTGACTGGAAGAAGAGCACTTTGTTCAATGAAACATGTGGGCTTAAATGTTGCATCTGATCCTTTTATGACATCAGCATATCTTGGAGTAAGAGGTGGTCTTGTTCTGGCAGTGGGTGATGATCCTGGTGCCTATTCTTCACAGAACGAGCAGGATAGTCGTTTTTATGCTTCTTTTGCAAAAATTCCATGCTTTGAGCCCTCAGATGCTCAGGAAGCCAAAGATATGACTTATTTAGCCTTTGATATATCTGAAGAATTAGCTCTTCCAGTAATGGTAAGAAGTATTACAAGACTGCTTCATTGTTATGCTCCTGTAAGCCTGGGCAACATCAATCCTGAAAAAGAAATTAAGCTTGAAAAAAATCCTGATTATTTGATTGCCGTGCCAAAAAATGTAATAAGACTCCATAGAGAATTAAATAAAAAGCAGGAAAAAATAAAACAATTTATAGAAAAATACGAATTCAATAAGATTTTTCCGGGTAAAGAAAAAAGGGGTATAATTGCTTGTGGTATTACATATCTTTATGCAAGAGAATTGGAAGAATCTCTGCCCATTCTTAAAATTTCAGCCTATCCAGTGGATGAAAACTTAATTAAAGATTTTGTTACAGCTCTTGATGAGGTAATTGTATTAGAAGAGGGTTATCCTTTTATTGAAAATATTGCAAGAAAATACAGTTCAAACATCAGAGGAAAGCTTTCAGGAGATTTACCTCTTGAAGGAGAACTTGGTCCAGAGCCTTTATTTAGAATTTTTGGCAGAATAAAATCTTCTGATTCAGAAAACGGAGTTATTCCAAGACCTCCAATGCTCTGTCCTGGATGTCCTCATAGAGAGTTTTATAAAGCATTAAATGAAGCCAAACCAATCTTTGTTACCGGAGATATTGGCTGTTATACTCTTGGAGCAAATCCTCCTCTTAGGGCAATTGATACATGCCTTTGTATGGGCGCAAGTATAAGTAAAGCAGCAGGAATTGCTTCACAGGGAATAAAGGGAGTTGTTGCTGTAATTGGTGATTCAACCTTTATTCATTCAGGAATCCCAGCACTGATAAATGCAGTTTACAACAAATTAAATATTCTTGTTTGCATTCTTGATAATTCAGCAGTTGCAATGACAGGACATCAACCAACTCCGATTATTGGAATTACAGCAAAGGGAGAAGAAACAAAAAAATTAGACCTTGCTGAACTATGTAAAGCCTGCGGCGCAGATTCAGTGGAAGTTGTTGATCCCTACGATAAAAAAACAACCTATGAAGCAATTAAAAGAGGACTTGACAATCCTGGAGTTAATGTCATAATAGCTCGCAGAGCTTGTGTTTTACTGGCTAAAAAATTAAAGAGCTAA
- a CDS encoding carbamoyltransferase HypF: MKRLHIRVKGVVQGVGFRPFVYNLAKSLNLNGYVTNTSKGVTIEIEGEKVNEFLNRLRNEPPPLAKIYSIDTEELPPNNYQSFDIIESIDDAGFTHVSEDVSICNDCLRELFTPSDRRYLYPFINCTNCGPRYTITLKVPYDRANTTMSVFNMCADCLKEYKDPSNRRFHAQPNACPVCGPQVRLFLKTDRGLKELENPVLEAIRLIKQGKILAIRGLGGFHLCCDAKNEKAVEELRKRKKRSNKPFALMSPHIESVEKFCFLSEAEKRILTSPTRPIVLLRKRPECMLPDMLALKNSCLGFMLPYTPLHYLLFYYPEQKEDSLLSLLQPSVLSPQPFEIPMQPHFEALVMTSGNISEEPIITKNEEAIEKLGNVADAFLLHNREIFMRVDDSVVRELEGNIYFIRRARGFVPKAISLREQLPEVLGAGADLKNTFTLIKSNYAIMSQHIGDMENLETLEFYEEVLNNLKLVYRIEPVAVGHDLHPMYFSTKWAKEHAEKKTIPAFALQHHYCHIASLMAEYGLDELFGIAFDGTGYGTDGSIWGSEFLYCSVDDFIRLAHLKPISLPGGESAIKECSRIALSLIDDAFGEDMSLIKKLPVVMTMEENKIRQILKLKKLSQFSPPSSGMGRLFDGVSSLLGVCHYNTFEAEAAIALESLIEASMEYSEKACYSFSVAEKETSSLVIDYTFMIKQLIDDFLAGRPVSEISWKFHNTIIKIIIELTQYFRKKLGFDRAGLSGGVFQNAYLIKETIKALKKIGIEPLYHINVPSNDACISLGQAYIVGKRLKKASANQRSC; this comes from the coding sequence ATGAAACGCCTCCACATAAGAGTCAAAGGAGTTGTTCAGGGAGTAGGATTCAGACCCTTTGTTTACAATCTTGCAAAAAGTCTGAATTTAAATGGATATGTTACAAATACATCAAAGGGAGTAACAATTGAGATAGAAGGTGAAAAGGTTAATGAGTTCCTGAACAGATTGCGAAACGAGCCTCCTCCACTTGCAAAGATTTATTCAATTGATACTGAGGAGCTTCCGCCCAATAATTATCAAAGCTTTGACATAATTGAAAGCATAGATGATGCAGGATTTACCCATGTCTCAGAGGATGTATCCATATGTAATGACTGTCTAAGAGAGCTTTTTACTCCTTCTGACAGGAGATATCTCTATCCATTCATTAACTGCACAAACTGTGGTCCTCGTTATACGATTACATTGAAAGTTCCCTATGATAGAGCAAATACAACAATGTCTGTTTTTAATATGTGTGCTGATTGTCTTAAAGAATACAAAGACCCATCAAATAGAAGATTTCATGCTCAGCCAAATGCATGTCCTGTATGTGGTCCTCAGGTAAGGCTTTTTTTAAAGACTGACAGAGGATTAAAGGAGCTGGAAAATCCTGTTTTAGAGGCTATAAGGCTTATAAAACAGGGAAAGATTCTTGCAATAAGAGGGCTTGGAGGATTTCATCTATGCTGTGATGCAAAGAATGAAAAGGCAGTAGAGGAATTACGAAAGAGAAAGAAAAGAAGCAACAAGCCCTTTGCTTTAATGAGTCCTCATATTGAGTCAGTAGAAAAGTTTTGTTTTCTTTCAGAAGCTGAAAAAAGAATTTTGACCTCACCAACTCGACCTATTGTTCTTTTAAGAAAAAGGCCTGAATGTATGCTTCCAGATATGCTGGCTCTGAAAAATTCATGTCTTGGATTCATGTTACCATATACGCCACTTCATTATCTGTTGTTTTACTATCCAGAGCAAAAAGAAGACTCCTTGCTTTCGCTCCTTCAGCCTTCAGTCCTCAGTCCTCAACCTTTTGAGATACCGATGCAGCCTCACTTTGAAGCTCTTGTAATGACAAGCGGAAACATCTCTGAAGAACCAATAATAACAAAAAACGAAGAAGCGATAGAAAAACTTGGTAATGTGGCAGATGCTTTTTTGCTGCATAATAGAGAAATCTTTATGCGCGTTGATGACTCTGTTGTAAGAGAGCTTGAAGGCAATATTTACTTTATAAGAAGGGCAAGAGGATTTGTTCCAAAAGCAATATCTTTAAGGGAACAACTGCCTGAAGTTCTCGGAGCAGGTGCTGACCTGAAAAACACTTTCACGCTTATAAAGTCAAACTATGCAATAATGAGTCAGCACATAGGAGATATGGAAAATCTTGAAACCCTTGAGTTTTATGAGGAGGTTTTAAACAATCTAAAATTAGTATACCGCATAGAGCCTGTAGCTGTAGGGCATGATCTACATCCCATGTATTTTTCAACTAAATGGGCAAAGGAGCATGCAGAAAAAAAGACAATTCCAGCATTTGCTCTTCAGCATCATTACTGTCATATAGCATCCCTCATGGCAGAATACGGATTAGATGAACTCTTTGGAATTGCCTTTGATGGAACAGGCTATGGCACAGATGGCAGCATCTGGGGAAGTGAGTTTTTATACTGCAGTGTTGATGATTTCATAAGACTTGCCCATCTAAAGCCAATCAGTTTGCCAGGAGGTGAAAGTGCTATAAAGGAGTGCTCAAGAATAGCTCTTTCTCTGATTGATGATGCTTTCGGAGAAGATATGAGTTTAATAAAAAAGCTTCCTGTTGTAATGACAATGGAAGAAAACAAAATCAGACAAATACTGAAACTTAAAAAACTCTCTCAGTTTAGCCCCCCTTCTTCTGGAATGGGAAGGCTTTTTGACGGAGTTTCCTCCCTTCTTGGAGTCTGTCATTACAACACCTTTGAGGCAGAGGCAGCAATAGCTCTTGAAAGCTTGATTGAAGCAAGTATGGAGTATTCTGAAAAAGCCTGCTACAGTTTTAGTGTAGCTGAAAAAGAGACCAGTTCTTTAGTTATTGATTACACCTTCATGATAAAACAGCTCATTGATGACTTTCTTGCAGGCAGACCAGTTTCGGAAATCTCATGGAAGTTTCATAACACCATAATCAAAATAATCATTGAACTTACACAATATTTCAGAAAAAAATTAGGCTTTGACAGAGCTGGCTTAAGTGGAGGAGTCTTTCAGAATGCCTATTTAATAAAGGAAACCATAAAAGCTCTAAAAAAAATAGGTATAGAGCCCCTTTATCACATAAATGTTCCAAGCAATGACGCCTGCATATCCCTTGGTCAGGCTTACATAGTAGGAAAGAGATTAAAGAAGGCTTCAGCCAACCAGAGATCGTGTTGA
- a CDS encoding ribonuclease HII, producing the protein MNLFAFDDEILSQGYRSIAGIDEAGRGCLAGPVVAACVSFRDNVFIEGIKDSKELTPEQRESFFEKIISNAFVGIGIIDVELIDRINILEATRLAMSLAYKNLGRNVEFLLIDAVYLPDLKIPQKAIIKGDQKSASIAAASIVAKVTRDRIMRQYHEKYYQYGFDRHKGYATKEHLRALKKFGPCPIHRKSFSPVRELMLF; encoded by the coding sequence ATGAACCTCTTTGCCTTTGATGATGAAATCCTTTCTCAGGGTTACAGAAGCATTGCAGGTATAGACGAAGCTGGAAGAGGATGCCTTGCAGGTCCTGTTGTAGCAGCCTGTGTGAGTTTCAGAGATAACGTTTTTATTGAAGGCATAAAGGATTCAAAAGAATTAACTCCTGAACAAAGAGAAAGCTTTTTTGAAAAAATAATCAGCAACGCTTTTGTTGGAATTGGAATTATTGATGTAGAGCTGATTGACAGAATAAACATTCTTGAAGCTACCCGTCTTGCAATGAGCCTTGCTTATAAAAATCTTGGCAGAAATGTAGAGTTTTTACTGATAGATGCTGTTTACCTGCCAGATTTAAAAATTCCACAGAAAGCAATCATAAAGGGAGACCAGAAGAGTGCTTCGATTGCTGCTGCAAGCATTGTAGCCAAAGTAACAAGGGACAGAATAATGAGGCAATATCATGAAAAATACTATCAGTATGGTTTTGACAGACACAAAGGATATGCTACAAAGGAACATCTAAGGGCTTTAAAAAAATTCGGACCCTGCCCTATTCACAGAAAAAGCTTTTCTCCAGTAAGAGAATTAATGTTATTCTAA
- the rplS gene encoding 50S ribosomal protein L19, whose protein sequence is MNQLIIRAIEERFKKTDIPDFKPGDTLKVHVKVKEGDKERIQVFEGIVIARRGGGLRETFTVRKISFGVGVERVFPLHSPIIDKIEVVRKGDVRRAKLYYLRTKKGKEAKVKEKTEYQKA, encoded by the coding sequence ATGAACCAGTTAATAATTAGAGCCATAGAGGAGAGATTTAAGAAAACAGATATTCCTGATTTCAAACCAGGAGATACTCTTAAGGTTCATGTCAAGGTAAAAGAGGGAGACAAAGAAAGAATTCAGGTTTTTGAAGGTATTGTTATTGCTCGTAGAGGCGGAGGATTAAGAGAGACCTTTACAGTAAGAAAAATCTCTTTTGGAGTCGGTGTAGAGCGTGTATTCCCACTCCATAGCCCAATAATTGACAAAATTGAAGTGGTAAGAAAAGGTGATGTAAGAAGGGCTAAACTTTATTACTTGAGAACAAAGAAAGGAAAAGAGGCAAAGGTTAAAGAAAAGACAGAGTATCAAAAGGCATGA
- the trmD gene encoding tRNA (guanosine(37)-N1)-methyltransferase TrmD translates to MKFEVLTIFPEIIECYIKHGVVGKALNKGIAEVKIYNLRDFTSDKHKKVDDYPYGGGAGMVMQIEPFYKAIMHVKEDKKPKKLLLLSPQGRKFMQKLAQEFIEENKGMVLICGRYEGIDERVKAFVDEEVSVGDYVLSGGELAALVIIDSIVRLIPGALGDELSAVEDSFMKGLLDYPHYTRPEDFKGMKVPEVLLSGDHKKIALWRKRQALKNTLKNRPDLLKNLSRDDMKILKELCSEINKKILEGVYEPVNN, encoded by the coding sequence ATGAAATTTGAAGTGTTAACAATATTTCCTGAAATAATTGAATGCTACATAAAGCATGGCGTTGTTGGAAAAGCATTAAATAAAGGGATTGCAGAGGTGAAGATATACAATTTACGAGACTTTACATCTGATAAGCATAAAAAAGTGGATGATTATCCCTATGGTGGTGGAGCTGGAATGGTTATGCAGATAGAGCCATTTTACAAAGCCATAATGCATGTAAAGGAGGACAAAAAGCCCAAAAAGCTGTTACTGCTTTCTCCTCAGGGAAGAAAATTTATGCAGAAACTTGCACAGGAGTTTATAGAAGAAAATAAAGGAATGGTTTTAATATGCGGTAGATATGAGGGTATTGATGAGAGGGTTAAAGCATTTGTGGATGAGGAAGTCTCAGTGGGAGATTATGTTTTAAGTGGTGGAGAACTGGCAGCATTGGTTATAATAGATAGTATTGTAAGGCTAATACCAGGTGCACTGGGAGATGAGCTTTCAGCAGTGGAGGATTCCTTTATGAAAGGACTTTTAGACTATCCTCATTACACAAGGCCAGAGGATTTTAAGGGAATGAAAGTTCCTGAGGTTTTATTAAGTGGTGACCATAAAAAAATAGCTCTGTGGAGAAAACGTCAAGCTTTGAAAAACACATTGAAAAACAGACCTGATTTGTTGAAAAATTTATCCAGAGATGATATGAAAATTCTCAAAGAGCTTTGCTCTGAAATAAACAAAAAAATTCTGGAGGGAGTCTATGAACCAGTTAATAATTAG
- a CDS encoding KH domain-containing protein: MKTLIETMAKSLVDKPEEVKVTEIEGEKTTVYELRVAPSDLGKVIGKQGKTARAMRTILGAAGTKVGKRCVLEILE; encoded by the coding sequence ATGAAGACACTCATTGAGACAATGGCAAAGTCACTGGTGGACAAACCAGAGGAGGTTAAGGTTACTGAGATTGAGGGTGAGAAAACAACTGTTTATGAACTCAGAGTTGCTCCAAGTGATCTTGGAAAGGTCATCGGAAAGCAGGGTAAAACCGCAAGGGCTATGAGGACCATTCTTGGTGCTGCTGGAACAAAAGTTGGCAAAAGATGTGTCCTTGAAATTTTAGAATAG
- the rpsP gene encoding 30S ribosomal protein S16: protein MQLVRIRLMRLGAKKKPFYRVVVADARARRDGPFIEIVGTYNPKKDPAEVNLNMERVKYWLQKGAQPSDTVKKLIEQVSA, encoded by the coding sequence ATGCAATTGGTTAGAATAAGACTTATGAGATTGGGAGCAAAGAAAAAACCTTTCTACAGAGTTGTTGTAGCTGATGCAAGAGCTAGAAGAGATGGCCCTTTTATTGAAATTGTAGGTACCTATAATCCCAAAAAAGACCCTGCAGAAGTCAATCTTAATATGGAAAGGGTCAAATACTGGCTACAGAAGGGCGCACAACCTTCGGATACTGTTAAAAAATTAATTGAACAGGTTTCTGCTTAA
- a CDS encoding ACT domain-containing protein, whose translation MKIKQISVFLENKRGRLYEALKALAEQDINIRALSIADTSEFGILRMIVTDPEKAKDILEKNEFTVKLTNVIAIAVKDQPGGLAEALKHLYDSNINIEYIYAFVEKSGQKAVVVLRTENLDKTISILQEKGITLLSWDDVLVL comes from the coding sequence ATGAAAATAAAGCAGATCTCGGTTTTTCTGGAAAATAAAAGAGGAAGACTTTACGAAGCTTTAAAAGCACTGGCAGAGCAAGATATAAACATAAGAGCTCTTTCAATTGCTGATACTTCTGAGTTTGGAATTCTGAGAATGATTGTTACAGATCCTGAAAAAGCTAAAGATATTCTTGAAAAAAATGAATTTACAGTAAAACTTACCAATGTAATAGCTATTGCAGTTAAGGACCAACCAGGAGGACTGGCAGAGGCTCTGAAACATCTTTACGATTCAAACATAAATATTGAATATATTTACGCCTTTGTGGAAAAATCAGGACAGAAGGCTGTTGTTGTTCTTAGGACTGAAAATCTTGACAAGACAATATCAATTCTTCAGGAAAAAGGTATAACTCTTTTAAGCTGGGATGATGTTTTAGTTCTTTAA